The following is a genomic window from Dermacentor variabilis isolate Ectoservices chromosome 11, ASM5094787v1, whole genome shotgun sequence.
AAGTATTTCGCTGACTTATGCACCAACCCAATACGAAATGTCCGAAAATGGTGCAAGATCATTTATTTGGCTTTCATAGACTACACTAAACTTAACACGCAATCAAAGCACGGGAAATGCAACAGCTTTGAATGGCCTCCAAGACTGATACAGCAAATGGTAGAACATGATCTCAGAAGTCAGTTTCGTCATACTGATGTCATCATCACAAGGTGTCTCTAGGAAAATGGAACAACTTGCTCCCAAGGAGAAAGGCATCGCAAAGGCATAATTTGTTTCGCCGCATAGAGCTTTCAGCATTACAATTGTAGCTGGGCGTCAGTTAACCACAAATGCCGATTTGCATTTCTACAGTACGGCAACAATGTCGAAAAATAACTTGGTGCCAGAAATGCCTCAAAAGTCTTAAATGACATCTATACGCCGTTTCATATATAGCATGAAATGCTGCGAAGGCTATGGTAACTACTCTGATTTAATTTGTGACTAAGAAGTGGTGCGTCACATATCAAGAGACATAGGTATGCATCATGTAATCTGGTGTAAGATATGTAATCTTACCTTCGGCCCAAACGTGATGTACTCAACGCGTGAAAGAAGTTGAATCAAGTCACAAATTACATCTAGTGGCATCATTGGCAGACAGTGTTGCCTAAGAAGAAAAGCTGACCTTGATCTAGCTGGCACTGACGTTTAGAAACCTGTGCCTGGACCACTGGCCAACAAATCACTGCATTCAAAGAACGTTCGAATCCACTATATCTTCTGCGTCCTGTTGGCCTTCCAGGCCAAATATGTGTTCCAGACAAGCGCCACACAGCTCGCAAATGGCACTCGGTAGCTGAGAGGAACGAATCTGAAGTTGATTAGCTGTGCCGCGGGCCAGAGCATGTAGTTCGCCTTCAGGATGGGCAGGTAGTCTGCCCGCACCGTCTGCTTGATGCTCTCCCACGAGCGTCGCTGAAGTACACCGAGAGTCACCAGAAAGCTCGGCAAGAACACCGGGGTGAACAGGGCTTGGTCAAGGAACACCTTTTTGACGACCAGCGCCCGCCCACCACCACTGCCGACAATGCGTTCGAGCGTGAAGTACCAGACGCGAAGAGCAGGGCCAACAAATGCAACGCCCATGATGAAGAACCTGCAAACATTTGGAAAAGTTCAGAAACTTCAGACGTCAATGAACGAAGACaaaatctttttttatttactaaACCAACATTTGTTTGATGTGACACTAAAAAGACCTGGAATTCTTTTTATACTGTAGACTTGTTGTATTGTTTATTGTTATATACGCTTAGTCCTGTGaatattttcttgttttggcTTGCTGTGATGTTTACTTTTGTgaatttctgtattttttttgtcGACCGCACGGTTTGCCATACAGCATACTATGATGAAGTAAATGCATGCAGTCTTTTGTGGAGGAGTTGCATTACCGGCCTGTGGAACTTGTCATGCATAGTTAACCGTTCATAGTCTGTGGACTAGATTGTCCATATCCTGGTGTTTCAAAACACTTTCTCTCTCGTGAACTTTTGACCTCAAACCCAGCGACAATAGATGGCAAGCATCTACGGTAGACGTGGAGGCAGAGCACTTTGGTTACTTCATAGGGCCAGTTCCAGTGGACTTTGATGGTGAAATGCAAGTCATGTAAAGTTTATAAATCTCTTCACGTAtacgtgttgcttttttgtttgcttgtttcatcTGCAAGCACTGGGCAAGTCAAGTCGACGCTGATCTCAACAACGTCAATGTTTGTCAAGTTGTGAACAGCTATGATCGCAACATGCACGACCTGTAGCTCAAGTAATAAAGAGTCTCTTGTTTCTGCCACATAGCTGCAGGTGTCTTGAATACCGGGGTGTGTCTAGACAATGAAGGTATCCCATCCTCCTTTCCTCTGAATAGCTGCATCTGTGTAGACCACAGTGTACCCTGCTGACGCTGACCTCTAGTGCAAGAGGTGGCTGTTTACGAAGCTTTGCTGCCTTATTGGTGGTGATAGAAATACAGCACCACAGTAGTGGGTCATacagcttcattttaaaaatccATCAAAGTGACTCCGTGACTACGGTGCAGTGCTACTGAGCGTGAAATCATGGGTTTCACACCCAGCCgcagtggccacatttcgatgggggtgaaatgcaaaatcgctcGTGTACCATGCTGTGTGAACATATTAAAGAACCTTAAGTGGTCAAAAATTAATGTGGCGCTCTCGACTATGGCATCCTTCATAAAGCACTGCACTGTTTCCCAAGGTTAAACACCATAACCAACTAATTAACTTCCTTGCATATGTGCACTTATTATAGCTGATCTCCAGTGGGAAAAGAAGTTGAAGAATAATTCGTCTTGTTCCCGGGGTTAATCCCTCGGCCAGGACAAACTTCTCTTACACTGCAAAgcaaacccatatgggtttccatTGCAGCTTTATGCTACCGTTGGGGGGATGAAAATTTCTCCCTTTCAGAAGACAAGGGTTTTGTTCAaaagcctggcaagagaacaagaatttgtGATTGGCAGTCAGGCTCTACAAGGTGCATAAGAGTATGTATATATCAAGGCTCACTTATCAGAAGGGACCcagatcatgaaaaggaaatgtACACAAGAATAAAATGCGTTGGAATGCACATGGCAGGCATTACGAAGTCGTGACTGGCAGCTTACTGCCATCGTTGAAGCGAAAAGCATACAATCGCTTCATTCTACTGGCGCtaatggggcagaaacttgtggAGGCTAACAAGGAAGCTTGTGAAGAAGCTAAGGACcctgcaaagagtgatggaatgaaaaatgttaagcGCAATGTTAAGGGACTGGAAGCCAGCcgtgtggatcggagagcaaaagggttagccgatgttctagttgacattaagagaaagaaatgaagtcGAGTGGGACgtgtttttttaaaataaatttatgTATTTATGAATATCCTACCTGCATTCAGAAAGGCATTGGGTAAACGGGAAACTGGTTACATCAATGTAAAACATGCATTATCCaacaaggcaaaaaagaaaggattgaTTGCACAAAGCAATAGCACGCAACTTCATACTCAATGCAAAAAAGTATAAATGGTATGAAAACTAAAAACAAATAAGTATGCTCGAGAAGATACTATTATTGCACTACTGAGTTGGCATACAAATGGAAAAATAGCCACACGAATTCGTGAATCACCACAAAGTAAAAATTAATaataagagagaaaaagaagacggGCATAAATTAAACTCGGCCACATACCATAAGCTACAAGTTCACAGGCAAAGAATAGTGTGTGAGACCACGCACAATTTTCTTTAGAAGAATAGAATAAGCATACTGTAAGTACAGACTATAGATACTACAAGATCAGTGGATAAGGATATAGAAAGGTACAGGATAAAAACAAAGGCACAAGAGTACTGGACAGTTCAGATGGCAAAATGCTCGAGACAATGTTAAAAAATTGTCTGGGATATATCCAGTGAACGTTTTCTGCCACTCATGAAAAGATTGGTAATCTCGTGCGTTATATCTTCCATGACCACCTCCGACTGGGACAGCCAAGGGCGTCAACCGCATTGCACCTTTCTGCTGGGAAGCGTGCCGAATGGGACGGCCAGAGCGAAACCTGCTAGCGCGcacagtctcggaggccatggtccTCCGATTTCTTATTGTATATTTACAATATTGTTTACATTGTTGCACTTGGTGTCCACATTCTATTGCTGGTGGATGACTATTTTATACGCAGAAATTACATGTTCATATAACCAAAAGTCCTTCAACACTAGTATAAATAATATTTTAAAATGTTGTTACGATTGGGACATGATAAACGTAGAAAAACTGTATTcctttctttcaatgaaaaaagtGGCCACTTGGATAGAGTTATAAATCAGTTTCTTCACCACTACAAGAAGTCAACAGCTACATATATTTAGGCATAACCCTGCCTGGCAGCTTCTTGTGGAATGTTATAAATATATGGATTATTTATTACACTTTGGAAACTATGTCACTTGAGTCACAAACTTTAAAATGCCCTGTTCAACACAACATTACTAGCCTATTACTCGCTAATGAGACCTAAATTTGAGCATGCTTATATTGTTTCAGGCCCACAGACTAAAACTAACATCAGCAACCTCGAAAGGAATCAAAGAAAAGCGATCAGGTTGATACTAAGTTTTCTCTCACAGACTCTCCGCGAACAAATGACATTAAGGCACTTCATATGTGAGAAAAAGCATTTGGACAGGAATTCCTTTCCTTACTCTTAACAAATCTGCATTGATATTATATATTTCTTGTCTCTATACAGAACCACACACCCAATGCCCTTGAAACCACAGATTAACTCCATATTTCGCAAGACCAGACATACCGTTTAGGTTTTCCTTCTTCCCTCACAATAATAGAAAGGGACCTCTCCGCGAACTTGCCACATCTACAAATTACCGCTTGAAGTTTTTAAAGCAAGGATTCCTTCGCGAACGGTGCCAAAATTTTCTGACCATGGCTGTTGTCTTACCAAATAGGTGTGTGTTTCATGTCACATAGCACATAGCATGAGAGCATGTGCATGTGTACCAGTTGCGATTAGGCCATGGATGTATgaatgagagagaaaaaatacTAGTCAATTTTACCCCCGTCTTTCGCATCATACTTCTCTCAGCATTCATCTGTCCTCACCATTCTTTCCTCGACAAGCATCACCTTTGTCTTCGTGGCATCACAGCATCAACATCTCGGTGTGGATTCGCACGCACTGTTTGTACCTCAGTTTAGATTGTGAACAGTGTAGCACATAAACATGTACAATGCATCACATTAAACATTGCATAGATGACAATAAAGACAATTGTATGCACTTCATTTTAGATTTATAAAATTTAAGTAACTGCTTCAAAAAAGATTCGCTTCACAGAGATTCCAACATGTGTATCATTTCATAATGTTTTCATTGTTAAAAGCTTttgttattaaataaataaaacaggctAAAGATGCCGATTACAGGGCAATAAATAATGCTGACATTTTGCAGTATCGTGAAAGGAAATGAGCTTATCATCCTGGTGTGCCAAAGCATCACAGACCTTGGCGTCAAAGTTACATCTTACGTATGCATTATTAAAGTAGACTTTTAAGCACAGTTTGGCTCCATGCATCCTGCCCACACTACGTCTCTTGAGTTTGGTATAAAAGGAATAAAAAGTAAAGAGATTTTTATTTTTATACGCCActttatttgagaaaaaaaaaatgcctaaaTGGTAAAGCTACAAGATTATGCTTCTcgaggggagaaaaaaaagaaagactaccaATTTGCTTTTTATTCTTCATGCATACAGTAAGTCACAGTCATGTTCACTGGCATTCATTAAAAACCTGTTGCCTGTTTACACGGTATAGAACGGAACAAGTCGAGCGTACCTCGCTGCTCGAGGCACATCGATGCTGGACCGGCGTTCGAGCACCTTCTGGGCGATCAGGTCACCCGAAAGCATCACGGTGGCCGTGGTGATCAGCTGAGTCTTCGCCGGATGATCGCGCATCACACGCGCGTAGAGGTTCCACGCCTGCCGCATTTCCGAAGCTTTTGCAACGCTAGCGCACGCCAAACACTTTTTAGACACAATCGCAAGCTCCGTACGGACGGCGATCCGCAAACAACGCCGTAAACTAACCGACAAAGTGATTCGTTTCCATCACCCGCATTGGCAACCACGTGCAGAGACAGCAGGATGGTTTATATTCTGAGCTCCCTTGGGAGTCCTGGGTCGCCGTAGTTATCGGAAGCGCCGATATCGCAGGGTAGCGACAGCAAAGACACGGCCAGACACGCTGGCTGTTCGGGGGTTTGCACGTGTTTGTTCGTATCAAATTTTCTGCCCAACCGCTCCGTATTGCACGAAGTCAACGCGGCGGCTACACATGACTACATTTTCAGTGCACCACATGACTCAGGCTCCGGCACACACTTTGGGTAGAGAGAGGAGGAGTTAAGCATAGCGAGCAAACGCAAGACCACACGGCAAACAACCAAACGGTTACAAGCAGTTAGTAGCAAAAATTAAACCGGAAGTCACGTGGCCTCACGCAGTATGACGAGACGCGGGTGTTTTGAAAACAACCCGCTCAAGAGAGAAACATCGCTCGATGCGTGCAGCATTGCCTGCGAAGCGGCGAAACAACAAAGCCATGGGTGCTGCTGCTCTAATGAACAAAACCAACTACTATAACACAAATGGCTCTGCGTGTCTGTCTAGAGTTGTGGTGTGGAGTGCGTTTGATGTGCTTGAATTCGGTGTGAGCAGCCACACGATAGTGCGCGTCAGTTTGTCTAATGATTTACGAAATATCTGAGCTTTGGCACGGAGCCAACTGGCAAGAAGCTAAGATAATTTCTTCAAGCTGACTATTGacttgttctttttattcatgTACTGTACTAATTGCCGAAATACTGCTATTGACCTGTCTTTTTTTTGTGGTATATGTACTACTATGGGAATATTCGTGTATTGTACTAATTTTTGAAGACCTGCTTTtgacccaccctgtaacggccgacACGCCAACAATAtgagtaaattaaaaaaaaaaaaggaatgatgcGAAACATGTCTTACGTAATATGTTCTCGTAAAGCTTTGCGTAAAGGTTTGAAACAAGTGCACAGTTTATAAGACGTGTAGCAATTATACTTAGTTATACAAGTCGTCATGCATAGATGGCTGCAGTGGAAAAATAAGTATAAGTAAACTGAACGATGGACCGGGGAGTGCTCGTGAGCATCGCCTCTTTATCGTGTTCCCGTCTTATTTATACAGTAATCGTTAAACAACAGAACATAAATGCTACAACTGCGGCATTAAACTGTTAGTTATTGGGGTGGGTGCAACACGCTCACAGGGCTCGCCACAAAGGCGTTATACAGCCGCTGCATACTGGTATGTAACACTGTATTTCCGAAATATCTAATAATAACCAAGCAATTGAAGTGTGCAGCTATTGTCATTTTGTCTGGTTATATATAAAAGGGcataaaaagaagagaagagagaCTAGCTCGAAAAACGATTTGTATGTCAGCTTTTAGGAATAAATAGCGTTAGACCATAGACTTAATCTGCTAACTCTAAAGGAAAAGCTTAGCTAAAAACGTGGCAATCGCAaaggcgccgccctgttgctacgaCTCATTTTGTAAATCCAAAAATATTCAAAGTATTATACAAGAAGAAGAATGAACTCGTATCACGTACATAAGAAGCACATGAAAAGTTAATTCCGTATATTCTTCAGAAAGATCAGATGGATGTTGAGAAAATTTTGACGTAAAAGTTATGGCGCGCAAAAGAATATGCGTGTGCAGGCGCCTGAACTAGATGGCCACACCATACTGTGGGAGGCTGAGGGTGGCGCTGATTGTGTCATAGAGTTAATATAAACGACTCTTGAACAACAGCTCCCTATGTAGCCTATGCATTGCAATCGGCAACCGCAATtgagggcgccgccatgttgccacTTTCTGGAGACGCGCAGCGCAGGCGACTAGATTCGATTCAGACGAGATGCTTCTTTCAGGAGCATGGAAAAGAATGATCGTACGTACTCccttgcggagcatcggaaaagagcaagtGCTAATCCTTGAAGGAGTAACCGCGTGGGGAGTGACACTAATTCATTCCCTCGCAGTTACATCCCAAAAGAACGAATGGCTCGCTCTTAAAAAAGGAGTTCACGCCCTTTGGAGAGTGTCTTGTcctacaacgataatcgccatctgtcttgcgcGTCTTTCCTCTCTCTAATGCTGCGCGCCCAGTACTTCCAGGCCACGAATGTCATATatgtgcgcgttatcagcgtgacattacattctcgacagaaaagtagcgagcacagcgctttcaagaaaggaaacacaagcgaggcagatgacgattgtcgttgtggGGCAAGCCTCGAACGGTGCATACTTCTTTAAGAGTGCACAAAACGGAGCATGTGATACGAAACTGCGTCTGCGCACCACTCAGCCACCACGCCGTcacttgcatgtgaaacaggtgCGCGGGAGCCAACCGATACTTCGAAAGCCTCTTCATGTAGGGCGTACCATTTCGGGAACCCGGTCCTTTCTGCTGCGTTTCAAAACGCTAGCTATCACTAGGGAAGAACGCTCCCCTTGCCACAGTGCGTTGCCACCGCCTGCGGCGCGGTGGTACCGCGCCGCAGGCGATGGCATCGCTCGCATGCCACCTTATGCGTGATATCACTAGacacgtcattacttccgctttctacttccgggtttccaggaatttcgccgaaGTCGAAATTCTGTGCCtctggtgtgcggtaatcagtgatttctgaTTAAGTCTAattattccagaaacttcagtaactcaacttgaaaCTAAACTTATGTTCCGATATCATATCTGTTATGAAGTCCATGAATCTTGCGATGCActattttttcgattttttcctATTCATATTGAACTgcctccccggtcgtctcagaaGGTGAACCGGGAGTAGTGCGCAAGAACTAAACGTGTCACTctatgctcgtgccactaataattaagaaaagggaaatgaaagtgatcGGAAAGATAGTTCGTCGCTGGTGGAagttgaacccacaacctcgGCTTACGTGTGCGCTGCACTACCAGTTGTGCTACGACGACGGCTATCAATCCGTCGACTAACTTGCGTAGTATTATTTATTACATCTAACCAtcggaatgttagccagcgctactcaAATCCATGgtgggtggatgtggaacattccGTTTTTTTACCAGATGGCGTCAGGTAACGCGTTAACTTACGACAGCAGGCATGTGACTAAAGAGCCCTCGTATGCTACCGAATGAATaccaaggctgccagattcgagaacTTCGATATCTATGAACAagagaagggaaaccgaggggctcaATGTTCCGTAATCATATTTACATAAATCCAACAGACAAGGAAGCCAAGgaatacatcgaggaaattacctgttgcagaagtgaaaatgtagaaaataatgaggaagatagaaatgaaagtggataaaagcataacttgtcgccggtgagAGCctaacccacaacctccgcattatgcGTGCATTGCGCTACCGATTCttaattattttcatttttttaatacgtctttatttctgcgttGAATAGGCCaagccttgcggcagaaaaggggtgctctATGGGGGAGGGGGATTTTCTACATTTCCGTTTCAACCACAGGTAATTTTTCCCGATGCTTTCCGTGGCTtaattgtctgttggctttgtatggttctctctctctctctctctcacacacacacacacacacacacacacacacacacacacacacacacacacacacacacacacacacacacacacacacacacacacacacacacacacacacacacacacacacacacacacacacacacacacatacgcacacacacacacacacacacacacacacacacacacacacacacacacacacacacacacacacacacacacacacacacacacacacacacacacacacacacacacacacacacacacacacagccttcACTGTAGTTAGGAAATGCAAGAGAACCTTATCAACTGCCGAGATAACAGAATGGAGCCCCGCATGTGCAATGTGGTAAGGAACCCGAAGCAGCGGAAACCTCGGAATGACCACTACAGATAGCAAATGTCTTCAGCTATATAAGGTGTGTCATTACATCGCTGGAACGCCAGTCGCCTtaacatcgacagtcatcgtgagatgggctgTCGAAACTGTTTACGAAACTGGTtatgctgctgccgctcttccggTGCAGAGGCTATATAAAGTTTTGTACGCATGTAATATTTGTGCTGTGTGGTGAAATCTTTCGTCTATTTTCTGCACAGTCCTGATGGAAGTGTGTGGTTGCCAACAGAGACGACACGGATTTGCAGTAGACATTTCGTGGGAAACTGCAAGAATGACTCTAGCCAACACCCGtcgtatgtgccgacgatttttccggcgaggTACAACAAACGGACACGTGACCCAAAAGCGGTGCAGAGGTATGATCGCTAGCGGAGGTCAGAATTCAGTGCGCGTTTTAAAACATTTTGTCAACAATAATGAAGCCTGCTTCCGCGCGCTGCGAGAAATTGTCGTACAGGCGTCCTCAAAAGtttaatagagaaaaaaaaaaaggttaagaaACGGCGCAGCACTGGTTTTTGCACGCATAGTCACCGGATTTCTGCTAGTGCCTTCGAAACATTACCGAGACAGTCTGCCGCTCCAGTTTCTGCACGACATACGTTTTCACCAACGAAGACGACAGAACGTTATGTTTGCctggaggcaaaagaaaaaaaagaaggcaaaatcATGTCACACCGGGGAAGTTGTATGTTAGAGATGCTGAAAGCAGATTACCGGATTCGCAGTAAAAACAAATCGCATTTAAACCTTGCAGTGAACAGCTTAaattcatattaaataaattctggggcttgacgtgccaaaaccacgatgtgattatgaggcacgccgaagaaGGGGGaggaactctggattaattttgaccacctgaggttctttaacgtgcgcatgaatctaagtgcacgggtgttattgcatttcgcctccatcgaaatgcggccccctcggccgcgattcgctcctgcgccctcgggcttagtgaCGTCAGAGCCAATACGCCACCACGGCGAGTTTATAGCTTCATGTGCGGCCacactctttttctttcttcctatttTGTTCTGCATAAGGTGGCGACGGCGTTCTGTGATAGCAGCCGGGTCAGGGCAAACCTCTCTGAAGCAGGCTGCATCACAAAGAGCTCCTGAAGTTGCCCCAGGTGTGTGAGATCGAGAGAGTTCTGCTTGCTGGGACCTCTGGGACACACTTCTAAGTGATGTAGAATTATCAAAAGAAATGCCTATCGCAGCCATCAGTGTTGGTGACCCTCAACCTTCTGCAGGCCCCTGCGACACACCAGTACAAGCTCGTCCAATTGCACGGGCTGATGCTGTAAGCGTGCACTTTTGAGATATCGAGCtcattttctctgtgtctacTTGTGATTTCAATCAGGGTGCCCACATTGAGCGTTGCATTAAAAAACTTGAGAATTGCTTTATTTAGCAAACATCACAGGTGGGCCAAACAGCGCCAGAATCTACGGGAAATCTGATTATCCTCCTGTCCAGAACAAGTGGGTGTGAGGCAGCAGTCCAGGTTTCACAGATCGAACAATGTGATAAGGTACAGTCATCAGTGCATGTTAGCGGGCCTTACCTCACGTCTGCTGTGGGCTCTGGCATCATCGTATTGATTGTCATAGTAATATGGAGAACTTGCAAATATGCATTGAAGTACGTGTTTTAATAATAAAACTGTATAAATCGATCACTAATAATGGGCAAAAGCCACTATTTGGGTACCTGACGTGGCCCAGGATTTTATAGCATTGCACTGCTAATGCAGCACATACTGGAATGGCCTTTCAAAGTAAAGTAACATCACCATATATGTTGCGTTACTCGCTTGGATTCTTACAAAACTTCGTTATGAGTATAGTTTAGCACCACTACGACGAGCTTTTCACCTTCGTCATGCGGCCACTACTGGTGACTGTTATCGAAGTACTGATACACGCGTGAACAAATACACAAGACACATTTTATCACATGACACGAGACTGCACATGCATCAGCGCTAATACACGTGCCTGTCATGCTGATCAATGTTCCAGCCCGGCAAATGCGACGTCCTAGCCCCATGAAGAAATCTGCCATTTATAAGCGACTTCATTTTATTAAAATTATTCTCCTTCCTCTAAACTATAAAACTAGACAGACAAAGCTTTATTAAATGTCCTTTCTGGGGTCAAGAAAAGGCTTGAAAATGCGCGGTGTAGCTTTTACTGCATATATTGTTTGATAAAAGAGTGACCTAGTAAGGTGACCAAACGTCCCGATTTAGACGGTACACGTCCCGCTTTTACCGCAGTGGCCCCGCTGTCCCACGGCTTACCTGCGGGACAGTGTTTCATCCCGTTTTCGGCCCTCGGGACCCCGAGTTATGCCGAGATGTCCGCCCTGTGGTGCCTAATGAGCCCTTCATTTCCTCGGGTGTGGGGGCGCCACCTTCAAGCAGACTCGAGAGGCAGGCGGTAAAACGGAACGCTGccggaaatgcggcagcagcaccCGCGACTTCGTAAAGGTTAGGAACACGTGGATAGTTCTCGCGTGCTTTGCCAGAATGGCGCTTATCGCTGACGAATGCGCGATTCTGAGCAATCGCGCGAGAGGAATCGAACTGTTTGCTTACCGAACCATTATAGGATCGCGGCCCTCCTAGGGCGCACGACGGCTCGCACATGTTTTCTAAATCCAGCTACAATAAATTTCTCAATGCGTCGGCA
Proteins encoded in this region:
- the LOC142564947 gene encoding mitochondrial inner membrane protein Mpv17-like; amino-acid sequence: MRQAWNLYARVMRDHPAKTQLITTATVMLSGDLIAQKVLERRSSIDVPRAARFFIMGVAFVGPALRVWYFTLERIVGSGGGRALVVKKVFLDQALFTPVFLPSFLVTLGVLQRRSWESIKQTVRADYLPILKANYMLWPAAQLINFRFVPLSYRVPFASCVALVWNTYLAWKANRTQKI